A part of Curtobacterium sp. MCLR17_036 genomic DNA contains:
- a CDS encoding MFS transporter yields MTTTSTRTTPSTRAWITAVFVTFTLSGLDIATWLGRIPSVRDSLGASTLEMGLLVLGMAVGSIGGLTFAGHIVAKLGARRGVQVAAVCLLVGMVAAGVAVTLGWGFAAIWIALIAFGFGNGLVDVSMNVSGAAAEKAGGRTIMPLFHAAFSLGTLAGAGLAAVTERFAVPVVWHFTVLVVLTSIAMFVAVRGFQDEHRFEEPVSTDTSPIAAPLTRWQVWAQPSTILIGVIVLGMALAEGSANDWLPLAMIDGHGLDNAAGAAVLTVFLAAMTAGRVAGSPLIDKFGRVPVLRTSAAVAVVGLGMLIFIDSVPIAIVGVVLWGLGASLGFPMGMSAAADDPRTAAARVSAVATIGYVAFLAGPPLIGFLGEHVGLLGALLVVFVFIIAAGLASGAARERGAAARPTRGGGDGHGGGGAGLPTDSAGATDSAEATSSTEPTSSTTTGPTRDAR; encoded by the coding sequence ATGACGACGACGTCCACCCGCACCACCCCGAGCACCAGGGCCTGGATCACCGCGGTGTTCGTGACGTTCACCCTGTCCGGGCTCGACATCGCGACGTGGCTCGGCCGGATCCCGAGCGTGCGCGACTCCCTCGGCGCCAGCACGCTCGAGATGGGCCTGCTCGTGCTCGGCATGGCGGTCGGCTCGATCGGCGGGCTGACGTTCGCCGGGCACATCGTCGCGAAGCTCGGCGCACGCCGGGGCGTGCAGGTCGCCGCCGTCTGCCTGCTCGTCGGCATGGTCGCCGCCGGGGTCGCGGTGACGCTCGGCTGGGGCTTCGCCGCCATCTGGATCGCGCTCATCGCCTTCGGGTTCGGCAACGGCCTGGTCGACGTGTCGATGAACGTGTCCGGCGCGGCCGCCGAGAAGGCCGGTGGGCGGACGATCATGCCCCTGTTCCACGCGGCGTTCAGCCTCGGCACACTGGCCGGCGCGGGGCTCGCGGCCGTGACGGAGCGCTTCGCGGTGCCGGTCGTCTGGCACTTCACGGTCCTGGTCGTCCTGACGAGCATCGCGATGTTCGTCGCCGTGCGCGGGTTCCAGGACGAGCACCGGTTCGAGGAGCCGGTCTCCACCGACACGAGCCCGATCGCCGCGCCGCTCACCCGCTGGCAGGTCTGGGCGCAGCCCTCCACCATCCTGATCGGCGTCATCGTGCTCGGCATGGCGCTGGCCGAGGGGTCGGCGAACGACTGGCTGCCCCTCGCCATGATCGACGGCCACGGGCTCGACAACGCCGCGGGTGCCGCCGTGCTCACGGTCTTCCTCGCCGCGATGACCGCCGGCCGGGTCGCCGGCAGCCCCCTCATCGACAAGTTCGGACGCGTCCCGGTCCTGCGCACGAGCGCGGCGGTCGCGGTGGTGGGGCTCGGCATGCTCATCTTCATCGACAGCGTGCCGATCGCGATCGTCGGCGTGGTGCTCTGGGGCCTCGGCGCGAGCCTCGGCTTCCCGATGGGCATGTCCGCCGCTGCGGACGACCCGCGCACCGCGGCCGCGCGCGTCAGCGCCGTCGCGACGATCGGGTACGTGGCGTTCCTCGCCGGCCCGCCCCTCATCGGGTTCCTCGGCGAGCACGTCGGCCTGCTCGGTGCGCTCCTGGTGGTCTTCGTGTTCATCATCGCGGCGGGACTGGCCTCGGGCGCCGCCCGCGAGCGCGGCGCCGCCGCCCGGCCGACCCGCGGCGGTGGCGACGGACACGGCGGGGGCGGGGCGGGCCTCCCGACCGACAGCGCCGGAGCGACGGACAGCGCCGAAGCGACCAGCAGCACGGAACCGACCAGCAGCACGACGACCGGGCCGACCCGCGACGCCCGTTAG
- a CDS encoding substrate-binding domain-containing protein, which translates to MDEPATGPGASPSGGGAARRSRPTLAAVARAAGVAPSTASLAFSGLGPVSEDAKARVLAAAAELGYGGPDPRARSLRRGRSGVIGVVMDERLSDAFRDPVNVLTLDGIAEVAGEAGASLLLVRSPLDDEQGTGPLVDAPMDAVVLVGCNVRIDPAVAVLRRRQIPVVAIEADDIEGAVPVQLDNRDASRRAAAYLQDLGHAAVTVVTLPLDAARRRGPIADDRLSSGTAFTTLERLRGVREVFPSAVAIEAAGSAVEEGRLAGTALFAADGPRPTAVVAQSDLLAVGVIAAALDAGLRVPEDVSVVGFDGITVDDSLLHRSPIRQLTTLVQPFVQKGQAAARAALAMLEGAEPEPASFTSTLRVGDTTGPPPTPSAATAATAARTA; encoded by the coding sequence ATGGACGAACCGGCAACAGGACCCGGCGCGTCGCCCTCGGGCGGCGGCGCTGCTCGTCGGTCGCGCCCGACGCTCGCGGCGGTCGCCCGCGCCGCCGGGGTGGCGCCGTCCACCGCGTCGCTCGCCTTCAGCGGCCTCGGCCCGGTGTCCGAGGACGCCAAGGCCCGCGTGCTCGCCGCCGCGGCCGAGCTCGGCTACGGCGGCCCCGATCCCCGTGCCCGGTCCCTGCGCCGCGGACGCTCCGGCGTCATCGGCGTCGTGATGGACGAACGCCTGAGCGACGCGTTCCGCGACCCGGTCAACGTCCTGACGCTCGACGGCATCGCCGAGGTCGCCGGCGAGGCGGGTGCTTCGCTGCTGCTCGTCCGCAGCCCCCTCGACGACGAGCAGGGGACCGGCCCGCTGGTCGACGCCCCGATGGACGCCGTCGTGCTCGTCGGCTGCAACGTCCGGATCGACCCCGCCGTCGCCGTGCTGCGCCGACGCCAGATCCCCGTCGTCGCGATCGAGGCGGACGACATCGAGGGCGCCGTCCCCGTGCAGCTCGACAACCGCGATGCCTCACGCCGGGCCGCCGCCTACCTGCAGGACCTCGGGCACGCCGCCGTCACGGTGGTGACCCTGCCCCTCGACGCGGCGCGTCGCCGCGGACCGATCGCCGACGACCGGCTGTCCTCGGGCACCGCGTTCACCACGCTCGAACGGCTCCGCGGGGTGCGCGAGGTCTTCCCGTCGGCCGTCGCGATCGAGGCCGCCGGCAGTGCGGTCGAGGAGGGGCGCCTCGCCGGCACCGCCCTGTTCGCGGCCGACGGCCCCCGCCCGACTGCCGTCGTCGCGCAGAGCGACCTGCTCGCCGTCGGCGTCATCGCGGCGGCCCTCGACGCCGGACTCCGGGTGCCGGAGGACGTCAGCGTCGTCGGCTTCGACGGCATCACGGTCGACGACAGCCTGCTGCACCGATCGCCGATCCGGCAGCTGACGACCCTCGTCCAGCCCTTCGTGCAGAAAGGTCAGGCCGCCGCGCGCGCTGCCCTCGCCATGCTCGAGGGGGCGGAGCCGGAGCCGGCGTCGTTCACGTCGACGTTGCGGGTGGGGGACACGACGGGGCCGCCGCCCACACCGTCCGCCGCGACCGCCGCGACCGCCGCACGCACCGCCTGA
- a CDS encoding MATE family efflux transporter gives MPRPTRPAATTERRAVDRDIVRLAVPALGALVVEPLFLLTDTALVGHLGATPLAAVGLASAVLSTVTGLLVFLAYSTTPAVARALGGGDRRGAVHAGIDGMWLALVLGVVLALVGWPLAGPLVDLFGASAEVSAAATGYLTVSLVGLPGILVVTALTGLLRGLQDTRTPLVVATVGFVANGLLNALLIYGAGWGVEGSAAGTVIVQWAMAVVYVRIAVRAARSSGAPLRPGASGVARALRSGAWLFLRTASLRIAMLATVGAAAGLGTTGLATTQVGLTVFSTLAFALDALAIAGQALVGHGLGARDPERVRLVTRRLVLLGIAGGVLLGLLTLAVSGLLGPVFSDSQAVRTALPVVLVLIAVGMPVAGYVFVLDGVLIGAGDARYLAVAGGVNLVVYLPLLWWAGGTLAGLWAAFALGYIGVRAVTLGLRAHRRGWVEQALAR, from the coding sequence GTGCCCCGACCGACGCGACCCGCTGCGACCACCGAGCGACGCGCGGTCGACCGCGACATCGTGCGGCTCGCGGTGCCCGCGCTCGGCGCGCTCGTCGTCGAGCCGCTGTTCCTGCTGACCGACACCGCGCTCGTCGGCCACCTCGGCGCGACACCGCTGGCGGCCGTCGGGCTCGCGAGTGCCGTGCTGTCGACGGTGACCGGGCTGCTCGTGTTCCTGGCGTACTCGACGACGCCGGCGGTGGCGCGGGCGCTCGGCGGTGGCGACCGTCGCGGCGCCGTGCACGCGGGCATCGACGGGATGTGGCTCGCGCTCGTGCTCGGCGTGGTGCTGGCGCTGGTCGGGTGGCCGCTCGCCGGGCCGCTCGTCGACCTGTTCGGTGCCTCGGCCGAGGTGTCCGCTGCAGCGACCGGCTACCTGACCGTGTCGCTCGTCGGCCTGCCCGGCATCCTGGTCGTGACGGCCTTGACCGGGCTGCTGCGCGGGCTGCAGGACACCCGGACCCCGCTCGTCGTCGCAACCGTCGGGTTCGTCGCGAACGGGCTGCTGAACGCCCTGCTCATCTACGGGGCCGGCTGGGGCGTCGAGGGCTCCGCCGCCGGCACGGTCATCGTGCAGTGGGCGATGGCCGTCGTCTACGTCCGCATCGCGGTGCGGGCCGCACGGTCGTCGGGAGCGCCGCTCCGGCCGGGTGCCTCGGGCGTCGCGCGGGCACTGCGGTCGGGCGCGTGGCTGTTCCTGCGGACCGCGTCACTGCGGATCGCGATGCTCGCGACCGTCGGGGCCGCGGCCGGGCTCGGGACCACGGGGCTGGCGACCACGCAGGTCGGGCTGACCGTGTTCTCCACCCTGGCGTTCGCGCTCGACGCCCTGGCGATCGCCGGGCAGGCGCTCGTCGGGCACGGACTCGGTGCACGCGACCCGGAGCGGGTGCGGCTCGTGACGCGGCGGCTCGTGCTGCTCGGGATCGCCGGCGGGGTGCTCCTCGGCCTGCTGACCCTGGCCGTGAGCGGGCTGCTCGGACCGGTGTTCTCGGACTCGCAGGCGGTGCGCACCGCGCTGCCCGTCGTCCTGGTGCTCATCGCCGTCGGGATGCCCGTCGCCGGCTACGTCTTCGTGCTCGACGGTGTGCTGATCGGCGCCGGGGACGCGCGGTACCTGGCCGTCGCCGGCGGCGTCAACCTGGTCGTGTACCTGCCGCTGCTGTGGTGGGCGGGCGGGACCCTCGCGGGGCTGTGGGCGGCGTTCGCCCTCGGGTACATCGGGGTCCGGGCGGTGACGCTCGGACTGCGGGCGCACCGTCGCGGGTGGGTCGAACAGGCGCTGGCGCGGTGA